In Lotus japonicus ecotype B-129 chromosome 5, LjGifu_v1.2, one genomic interval encodes:
- the LOC130721482 gene encoding abscisic acid receptor PYL2, translating into MSPEVQGLTPEEFTEVEPIIKKYHIFEPTPNACTSIITYRIDAPANRVWPFVRSFENPQKYKHFIKGCNMQGDGGVGSIREVTVVSGLPASTSTERLEILDDDKHVLSFRVVGGEHRLQNYRSVTSVNEFCSSEGKVYTLVLESYIVDIPDGNTAEDTKMFVDTVVKLNLQKLGVVAMAATSMQGQ; encoded by the coding sequence ATGTCCCCAGAAGTGCAGGGTCTAACTCCAGAAGAATTCACAGAAGTCGAAccaatcataaaaaaataccaCATCTTCGAGCCTACACCAAACGCCTGCACCTCCATCATAACCTACCGAATCGATGCTCCAGCAAACAGGGTGTGGCCATTCGTGAGAAGCTTCGAGAATCCTCAGAAGTACAAGCACTTCATCAAAGGCTGCAACATGCAAGGTGACGGTGGCGTCGGTAGCATTAGAGAAGTCACCGTCGTCTCGGGCCTCCCGGCGTCAACCAGCACCGAGAGGCTCGAGATTCTCGATGATGACAAGCACGTGCTCAGCTTCAGGGTCGTCGGCGGCGAGCACCGGCTCCAAAACTACCGTTCTGTGACGTCGGTGAATGAGTTTTGTTCAAGTGAGGGGAAGGTTTACACGTTGGTGTTGGAGTCTTATATAGTGGACATACCGGATGGGAACACGGCGGAAGACACTAAGATGTTTGTTGACACGGTGGTGAAGCTCAACCTTCAGAAACTAGGGGTGGTGGCGATGGCGGCAACGTCAATGCAAGGACAATAA
- the LOC130718995 gene encoding uncharacterized protein LOC130718995, with protein sequence MKRALVSKNKFRFVSGEIPVPTATDANFDAWDRCNSLIHSWILNSVTTSIANSIVFVENACDAWRDLRDRFSQGDLVRIAELHNEISNLKQNSKSVNEYYNELKILLEELDHYRSIPQCKCTVPCRCDAIESVKLFREQDNAIRFLLGLNDSFGVVKSQILMSHPLPPLAKVVSLATQHERQTDIEEKGDSLARVNAAAEGKKQPYGRGQSGGSSYRNTGKFCTHCKKSGHTVDVCHRLHGYPTTFNNRYGSNGTSQVNNTARSYDTEDPEDDDCSQRDNEELFTADQYKKIIAMIQQVSTSKKSAESNNATVNHVVKTAACEGDTSGHGNPLALSCYQQYDSRDWII encoded by the coding sequence ATGAAGCGCGCGTTGGTTTCAAAGAACAAGTTTCGTTTCGTTAGCGGTGAAATTCCAGTTCCTACTGCTACAGATGCAAATTTTGATGCCTGGGATCGCTGCAACAGCCTAATCCACTCATGGATTCTCAATTCGGTAACAACTTCTATAGCAAATAGCATTGTTTTTGTTGAAAATGCTTGTGATGCTTGGAGAGATTTGAGAGATCGGTTTTCGCAAGGAGATCTTGTTAGGATTGCTGAACTGCATAATGAAATCAgtaatttgaaacaaaattcAAAGTCTGTGAATGAGTACTATAATGAATTGAAGATACTCTTAGAGGAATTGGATCATTATCGCTCAATTCCACAATGCAAATGCACTGTTCCTTGTAGATGTGATGCAATTGAGAGTGTGAAACTGTTTAGAGAACAGGATAATGCTATCAGGTTCCTTTTAGGGTTGAATGATAGTTTTGGAGTAGTAAAATCGCAGATTTTGATGAGCCATCCTTTGCCACCATTAGCTAAAGTTGTGTCTTTAGCTACACAGCATGAGAGGCAAACTGACATAGAGGAGAAAGGGGATTCACTAGCTAGAGTGAATGCTGCAGCAGAAGGGAAGAAACAACCATATGGAAGAGGACAATCTGGTGGTTCTTCCTACAGAAACACAGGAAAGTTTTGCACTCACTGCAAGAAATCAGGACATACAGTAGATGTGTGCCATAGATTGCATGGTTATCCAACAACTTTCAACAACAGATATGGTTCAAATGGTACTAGTCAGGTCAATAATACTGCAAGGAGTTATGATACTGAAGATCCTGAGGATGATGATTGTTCACAGAGGGATAATGAGGAGCTTTTTACTGCAGATCAGTACAAGAAAATCATAGCAATGATTCAGCAAGTTAGTACATCCAAGAAATCAGCTGAGAGTAACAATGCAACAGTGAATCATGTAGTGAAAACTGCAGCTTGTGAAGGGGATACTTCAGGGCATGGTAATCCTCTTGCTTTATCTTGTTACCAACAATATGATAGTAGAGATTGGATTATATAA